The Seriola aureovittata isolate HTS-2021-v1 ecotype China chromosome 2, ASM2101889v1, whole genome shotgun sequence genome has a segment encoding these proteins:
- the LOC130179458 gene encoding T-complex protein 11-like protein 2 — MPNEGDKAADDSPSDLPCLEKLDSPTGSPPTASLSSLMELENCVSNLSLAHEIVVNTDFCFKPKSPPTDSLEGRVTEIVHRAFWDSLQEQLNSDPPNYDHAVILLQEVKTMLQSLLLPGHVRLRSQLDEVLDMELIRQEVDHGALDLHRLAGYIISTMASLCAPVRDPEVRALRDLKDPVKLLREIFRVLGLMKTDMVNFTIQSLRPHLLQQAVQYERSKFQQILDKQPASLDNTTAWLQTAALEEASAIRARSDSPGPDSRGPVSATAVLNRAYMRLLHWEPQDQKYPETVLMDRARLDVLGQRLQVLVLEASVLLLINAQCGGAVFSLQGFVGKLRQSVTALLEGSHTREADLREALLGLGETVLQQVNEALSDQGGAALPEESRDLLKGQLCDLWKQNNPVRTLIGERVQGFLQAMLQGGPAKRSPELPVPLRLVIAELAELGTAFGRIVHFNRTVFGPFYAPILRKLLFPPGEAEAGEDSR; from the exons ATGCCTAATGAAGGAGACAAAGCGGCTGATGATTCCCCCTCTGACCTTCCCTGTCTGGAAAAGCTTGACTCTCCTACAG GGAGCCCACCCACTGCCTCATTATCCAGTCTGATGGAGCTGGAAAATTGCGTTTCCAACTTGAGCCTCGCACATGAGATAGTGGTGAACACAGACTTCTGCTTCAAACCGAAAAGTCCTCCTACAGACAG cctgGAAGGCAGAGTGACGGAGATTGTTCACCGGGCATTTTGGGACAGTCTTCAGGAGCAGCTGAACAGTGATCCTCCAAACTACGATCATGCTGTCATTCTGCTGCAGGAGGTCAAGACT ATGCTTCAGTCCCTGCTGCTGCCTGGTCACGTCAGACTGAGATCTCAGCTGGACGAGGTCCTGGACATGGAGCTGATCCGACAGGAGGTCGATCATGGAGCTCTGGACCTTCACAGGCTGGCAGGGTACATCATCAGCACCATGGCGTCTCTATGTGCACCGGTGCGTGACCCAGAGGTCAGAGCACTGAGAGATCTCAAGGACCCTGTGAAGCTGCTGAG GGAGATCTTCCGTGTCTTGGGGCTGATGAAGACCGACATGGTAAACTTCACCATCCAGAGTTTGAGGCCTCACCTCCTGCAGCAGGCCGTGCAGTACGAGAGGTCCAAATTCCAGCAGATTCTGGACAAGCAGCCGG CTTCTCTGGATAATACCACCGCTTGGCTTCAGACAGCAGCATTAGAAGAGGCGTCGGCCATCAGAGCTCGGTCTGATTCTCCCGGTCCTGACAGCCGAGGTCCCGTCAGCGCCACCGCTGTCCTCAACCGGGCCTACATGCGTCTGCTACACTGGGAACCGCAGGACCAGAAATATCCCGAG ACTGTGCTGATGGACCGAGCCCGCCTGGACGTCCTGGGCCAGCGGCTCCAGGTGCTGGTGCTGGAGGCGTCCGTGCTGCTCCTGATCAACGCTCAGTGTGGGGGCGCCGTTTTCTCCCTGCAGGGGTTTGTAGGTAAACTCAGGCAGTCCGTCACTGCCCTGCTGGAGGGCAGTCACACCAG GGAAGCTGACCTGAGGGAGGCGCTGCTGGGACTCGGGGAGACGGTACTGCAGCAGGTGAACGAAGCTCTGAGTGACCAGGGAGGAGCAGCGCTGCCTGAGGAGAGCCGGGACCTGCTGAAGGGACAATTATGTGACCTgtggaaacaaaacaatcccGTCCGCACACTCATAG GAGAAAGGGTACAGGGCTTCCTCCAGGCCATGCTGCAGGGCGGCCCCGCTAAAAGGAGTCCAGAGCTCCCCGTTCCCCTCAGGCTGGTGATTGCTGAGCTTGCCGAGCTGGGGACGGCCTTTGGGCGAATCGTCCACTTCAACCGAACGGTCTTTGGTCCTTTCTATGCTCCTATCCTCAGGAAACTGCTGTTCCCACCAGGAGAGGCAGAGGCCGGGGAGGACTCACGCTAG